The genomic window TCGAGAAAGCTGGCGAGTACGCACGTATGGAAGACGCTAATACCGTCACTGAGGAGCACACACGGCGAGCGACCGATACGATCGAAAAAGACGAAATCCTCGACTATTTTGAGCAGGATCTGAGCTCCCAACAAGCGCTCACGTATCTTGCAACGACACTTGCGTTCATCGAACCGAAACACGAGGCAGCGACTAAACGGATCTATAATCTCTATTCGTCGATCGCAGAGTCGAGCGGCCGGCGAGTAAAATCCGAACGCAAGATCTACGAGTTCCTTGACCAGTTGTCGATGCAGGGACTCGTCCGGTCCGCAGAGAAGAACCTGGGTCGGAAAGGTGGTCGGAAATACGTATATGAGGTCACCGATGATCCGGCCGATATTATCGACGCTGCGCTTCAGTCGTCCTATAGTAATGCCGTTCCGAGTAACGTGAACGAAATTCTCAATCACTATCTAGAAGACGAGGCGACCGACTTCGAACCCCCAGACGAGTCCAGTGAAGAACAACAGGTACTCTGGAAATTTGTCTGACACGTACCAGATACAAAACACTTGCAGGGTGGTGTGGTGCGAACACTTGCAGGATGGTGTAGTAGGGGTCTCGGAATCTATGAGAAAACACTTGCAGGATGGTGTGTGTTCCTTAGAACACTTGCAAGGTGGTGTGGGCCGAACACTTGCAGGGTGGTGTAGTCAGAACACTCGCAAGGTGGTGTGAGGTGAGGTCTTATCCGATACGCTCCCCGTTATTGGTGTGAAAAATAGTTTGCTTGGTGTTCTCTGTGGTGTTTCTCGCCTATTTTCAATTTGCACACGGGCGGCTACGTCGAAACAATCTCAGAATTCACAGGCGGTACAAGGCGGATGCTACGGGGCTTTACCCCGAGGCGGTTGACAGAGCGGCACTGTCTAGTTAGCGCAGTTTGAGGAACGAGCAGGGTGGGTAGTTCACTGTTGTCGTGCATCGCCGCGAGTTCCTCGAGCGTGCTCCGATGGCAGATCGAGTCGATCGTCCGCTCGCCGAAGACAAGGTGTGCACCGCCGCTTCCGACTCGCGCGTACTGTCTGAGTATTCTATCGAGATGACCGTTGTCCTATTTTAGCATGGAAAGTATTTCGTAACAAGTATTTTGTACTTTCCCTCCAGATCGGGGACACAATGCGTCGACGAACGTTCCTAACTGGCTTAGGAGTTACAGGCGCCGCGGCGGTCTCCGGAACGGCTGTAACCGGGGCTCAAACGCCCGGTGAAGGAGAGACGATTCAGCCGTTGATGTTCGACTCAACGGCGAGCATTTTGAACAGTGAGAGCGAGCCGCTGACTGACGACTCACTGGTCGCCGTGTGGGCCGGTCCAACGGCATATAATGGCGACGAGGACGGGAACGGCGACGCTGTCTCCTACCCCGAGGATACATCGATCCCGCTCGTCGTGAGCGCGGATAACGTGGTTGCGTTCGGTGCACCGATCGGCCAGAACGACACGGATTTCAATTACGGCAACGAGGAGTTCCTGCTGAACGTCCTCGATGAGGAAACCGACGGCGAATCGGTCGTTTTCGACGAGGGACACGGCCAGTTCTACGATACCGACGAGTTTAGTACGTTCATTGACTACGCGGAAACCAACGGCTACGCCGTCGAGGCGACCACCGATTTAGCGAGTGATCTAGGGAGCGCCGACGCCGCTATCGTTACCTCTCCTGAAGGATCTGCGTTCACCGAGGACGAGCTCGCTGCCGTTAGGTCGTACGTCGATGGCGGCGGAACGCTTCTGCTATTCGACCAGTCCGATTTCAGCAATTACGACGCGACGGACAATCTCAACGAGATCGCAGCGGCGATCGATGCTCCGTTCCGATTCAACGACGACCAGGTCTATGACCCCGAGAACAACGTCTACACGGAGTTTGTTCCGACAACGTCGAACTTCAATACCGAATTCGAGTACTTCGAGGAGCGGGAAGGACTAGGATTCGAACTCGAGCGCGACGAAACCTACACCGTCGAGGTTGTAGAGGTAACGGACGGTGATACGATCGACGTGGCGTTCGATGGTGGTCAGGAGGAAGCCATCCGTACGCTTGGATTTGATACCCCCGAAACGGGAAGTGCGACGAGTACCGAGCGCGCTGCGGAGTGGGAGGGCATCGAGTCCTATGACTACCTCGAATCGGCCGGCGAGGCGGCGACTGCATTCGCCCGAGAACAACTCTCTTCCGGTGATACGGTCGAACTCTCCTTCGATTCGACCGAACCCGTTCGCGACGAATACGGCCGCGTACTCGGCTACCTCACCTACGACGCCTCCGGTGACGGCACACGCGACACGTTATACAACCGCCGAGTCGTCGAAGAAGGTCACGCCCGCGTCTACGGCTCCGGATTCGCTCGCCACGACGAGTTCCTCGCTGCGGAGTTCGCAGCCCGCGATGCTGGCCTCGGGGTCTGGTCCGAAAGCGATCCCGACGCCTCCTCGCCCATCCGGGACCGACCCGTCGAGGATCTGTTCTTCCCGAACCCTGAAAGCATCGTCACGACAACAGGACCCGTTTCCCCCGACCGCGTCCCGGTGTTCGCGGCCTCGAGTGCAACGCGAAGCGGTGCTGAAACGGCGTACGAGGGCGACGTCCCGCTGGCGGCCGTCGACTACGATGCCCGCCTGGCGTATCTCGGCGCTCCGATCATCAGTGAAACATACGAAGAGGTCGAAGACTACCCTGTCGACACATCAACATACGAAAATTTCGCCTTCGCGACCGAACTGATCAACGATCTGAGCGACCGTGAGGACGGTCCGGTGCTGATCGAGGGTGGCCACGGCCAGTTTAATCTCGAATATTCGCTCTCGAACGAGGACGCGGCGTACTACCAGCGGTATCTCGAAGGGCAGGACGTCCTCTTCGAGCAGGTCAACGATGTTACAACGGCGGCCGCCAGCGAACGACTCACCGAAGCCCGTGCGCTTATCATCACGACCCCGGCATCTGCGTTCACCGAGGACGAAGTCGCCGCCGTCGCGTCGTTCGCGGAGGCAGGCGGTACGGTCGTTCTCATGGGGAGTGCCAGCGCACCCGGTGTTCAACGTGGGTACCTCAAT from Halostagnicola kamekurae includes these protein-coding regions:
- a CDS encoding PKD domain-containing protein: MFDSTASILNSESEPLTDDSLVAVWAGPTAYNGDEDGNGDAVSYPEDTSIPLVVSADNVVAFGAPIGQNDTDFNYGNEEFLLNVLDEETDGESVVFDEGHGQFYDTDEFSTFIDYAETNGYAVEATTDLASDLGSADAAIVTSPEGSAFTEDELAAVRSYVDGGGTLLLFDQSDFSNYDATDNLNEIAAAIDAPFRFNDDQVYDPENNVYTEFVPTTSNFNTEFEYFEEREGLGFELERDETYTVEVVEVTDGDTIDVAFDGGQEEAIRTLGFDTPETGSATSTERAAEWEGIESYDYLESAGEAATAFAREQLSSGDTVELSFDSTEPVRDEYGRVLGYLTYDASGDGTRDTLYNRRVVEEGHARVYGSGFARHDEFLAAEFAARDAGLGVWSESDPDASSPIRDRPVEDLFFPNPESIVTTTGPVSPDRVPVFAASSATRSGAETAYEGDVPLAAVDYDARLAYLGAPIISETYEEVEDYPVDTSTYENFAFATELINDLSDREDGPVLIEGGHGQFNLEYSLSNEDAAYYQRYLEGQDVLFEQVNDVTTAAASERLTEARALIITTPASAFTEDEVAAVASFAEAGGTVVLMGSASAPGVQRGYLNDIAAGVESDLRLGTGSVTDAESNLNDEATIPVTSNLNETEAPSDQRPIARINPDATEATIGERLGFGVEDASDNEQWIDSVEWDLGDGTAATGWWTEYQYDEPGEYIVTLAATDNKGTETTDTITVTVEDLTEPIARFIPSTTTPSVDERVTFQVEDSSGNERWIDSLEWTFGDGTIAEGWWNAHRYEEPGEYTVALTATDNTGAETTETVIVTVE